TTCTCCCCTTTCAACTCAAGATATACAGCAATCTTATCTAGTAACTTGATTACTTGCTTTTTATCAACAGCCATATTTTATCGTCTCCTCTAATAGATAATTTTCCTGTTCAATCTCCTTATATACATAAGAAAAAGCCGCTATGATCCTCATCACAGCGGCTTAGTTTACCCATATCTACATTATCATCAGTCAGCCACGTGTTCGATCCATAATGTTTTCAATTGTTCGGAAAACACCGGGGTGTGTTCAATGATAAACTGAGCTAAGAAAGAACGATCCAGTGCGTTCTGTACCATCTCCAGAGGAACTAATGCTGCTATATACAGTAAGACAAAAAGCAGGATATAATTCTCTATGAAACCAAGAATACCTCCCAATAGTGAATTCAATGAACTCAAGATTGGAAGCTCAGCGACAAAATCCAACATGGATGCGATGATATGTATAATGATTTTCACTCCAAAA
The Halobacillus halophilus DSM 2266 DNA segment above includes these coding regions:
- a CDS encoding CvpA family protein, encoding MIDLLLFFILIIGVLIGLKRGFILQLFHLIGFIVSFVVAAMYYDDLSPKLTLWVPYPELPADSSWAIFMENMPLEQAFYNAVAFAILFFGVKIIIHIIASMLDFVAELPILSSLNSLLGGILGFIENYILLFVLLYIAALVPLEMVQNALDRSFLAQFIIEHTPVFSEQLKTLWIEHVAD